The Deinococcus aquaedulcis genomic interval CGGGCAAGCAGAGCAGGGTGGTTCAAAGGTTGTCCCAGGACCTCCTCAGCCCTCTTCAAGCGGGCGCGGATCGTGTTGACGTGTACACCTTCCGCCTGCGCCAGCTCTGCCAGGCTGCCAGGATGGTAGAGATAGTGCCGCAAGGTGCGCTCAACGCGTCCGCCATCGTTCAGTGCGGCCAATTGGGTCAGCACTTGCACCCTGAGCGTGGTGAGCGCGCCGCTGTCCAGCAGGTCATGAAGAGGGTCGGTCTGCTGAAACAGGACGGCACCCCCTGTCCTGGGAACAGCTCGAAGGGCCTGCCGGCCTTGCCCGAACGCGTGGGTGACCCCTTCGCTGTTCGGCGGCTGGTGGCTGCGGGCGCTGATCCCCAGGCGCACGCCCCGGTTGGTGGAGGCGGCCAGGGCGCGGTGAAGCTCCTGCGCTTCACGCCCCAGGTCCAGGCTGCGCCACAGCCACACCGCTCGCCTGCCCTGCACCGTGGAATGGCCCAGCAGGCGCCGCTGCTGAAAATAACCCTCGCCCGCACCCGCCAGCACGTCCAGGGCCTGCTCGTCGCTGGGTCCTTCATCACCAAAGGTCCCCACCGCCAGGGCAAAGGGACCATCTAGCCCGGGCAGGTGTGTATCCCGGCCAGCCAGCAAGGCGTCCAGTGCCCGCTCGCCCACCCGGCGCCGCGCCGCCCCTGCCGCTGCTGCTTGCAGCCGGGCCAGCAGCGCATACGCCTGCAGCACCGGCACGAAGGCCGCCCACGCCGGGTCAAAAGCCGTCACCAGCAGGCCGACATGTCGCCCCCCATGCTCCAAGCGCACTGACACCTGGGGCCCAGCAGCCCGCCCCGCACTGGCGATCACGTCGGCCCAGCTGGCACGCAGTTCGGCATAGCCGCCGGTGAGGCGCGCGGCTTCCTGCATCAGAGCCTCTTCAGGATGAGGATCGGCCAGAGCCCTCTGCAAGTCACCCAGCACGGCCGTGAGCTGGGAAAGGTTCGCCGCCAGCAGGACGTGGGGGGCTATTTGCCGGGGACCAGAGTTCATTGTTCTAACCTACACGTCGCAGCGCCCAGGTTGTGGCTTTGCACAACACGCCAAGCTCCTGGCCCATCTATGCTGGCCTGAAATCCATGTTCATCGGCTGCCGCGCGCAGCACCCACAGGAGTTTGCCCGTGAAATACGCCCGTTTCATTGCCGGGGGCCGCAGCCTGAACGGCCACCTCCACCAAGGTCAGCTGGTTGACGCCGCTGGCGTGGCCCACGATCCCGCGCAGGTACAGTTTCGCCTGCCGGTGGACCCGCCCAAGGTCATTGCGCTGGCCCTGAACTACAACGACCACGCCGGGGAACTGGGCCTGACCCAGCCCAAGGAACCCGCCCTGTTCTGGAAGCCGAATACTACACTGCTGCCCCACGGCGGCACGGTCATCTACCCGCGCGGCGCGCAGTTCATGCACTACGAGGTGGAACTGGGCGTGATCATGGGCCGCGACGCCCGCCGCGTGAAGGCCAAGGATGCCATGGATTACGTAGGCGGCTACACCATTGGCAACGACCTCGTGGTGCGTGATTACGTGACGAACACCTTCCGCCCGCCCCTGCGAGGCAAGGGCTGGGACACCTTCGGGCCCCTGGGGCCGTACTACGTCACCGCTGACGAGATTGCCGATCCCCACAACCTCCGCCTGACCGCCCATGTGAACGGCGAACTGCGGCAGGAAGGCAGCACGCGCGACATGATCTTCTCGATTCCCGAACTGATCGAGCACATTTCGCGCTTCATGACCCTGCAAAAAGACGACGTCATCCTGACCGGCACGCCCAAGGGGATTTCGCATGTGCGCCCCGGCGACGTGATGACGCTGGAGGTCGAGGGCCTGGGCGTGCTGCAAAACGACATTCAAGAGGAAGACGACCTTGCTGAGCCCATCACCGGGCAGGAAAGCAAGGAAGGTGAGTGGGACGGGCGCTGAGCGCCTGACCACCCCTGCCTCACACTGCCGGAGGAGACTCGCCGCATGACCCGATTGCTGCTCAGTTTGCTGGCTACCCTCACCGTCACCGCTTCGGCCCAGGGGCGCGATTTTGAGATGCGCTCCTTCGTGAACATAGGCGGCGCCATGCGCCCGGCCTTTGCCTGGTGTGACGCGCCGGGAGCGGTGGTGGCTCTGGGCCCCTGGTCAGGCACTGCGGGCGCCGCAGCGCCCCTGGTTTCCTGGACCAAGACGCGTGCTGGCCTGGGCGCCCCCTTCCGCGTTGACGCCGTGGTGGGTGAGGCGGACGCGGGGGCGGGGCAGGTGCACTATCCCCTGCGCTGGCGCAACGGCAACGCCTGGGTGCCCGGCGACCTGCATCTGAGCAATGTGGAAAATGTGCTGGACCCCGCTTACCGCATGACCCGCGTGAACGCCTTCACCCTGAGCGACGTGGCCCACCCCTGCCGTTACGTGCCTCAGGCGGCTTTCCTGGGGGTCACGGGCAAGCGCACGGTGATTGTGTGGGAAAGCGGCGGTCAGGCCACCTATGCCACCCGCAACTTTGATGGTACGCCGGGCGTGCTGGTGAGGGGCGGGGTTTCCCCAGCTGACCTTCGCTTGCGCAGTCCACAGGGATTCACAGGCCTCTACACCTGGCAGGCGCCCGGCGGCGTCACCTATCACCTGGACCTGCGCCGCAATGAACTCACGGCGCGGCAAGGAGACCGTCTCCTGCTGCGCGAGCACTTCCTGGCTTACTCGATCTCAAATCCGGTGCCCCCACACGTGACCCCCACCAAGGAGCAACCATGACCCAGACCCTGAGTCCCAACCACGCCCTCGCCGCGCAGCTGCGCGAAAGCCGACTGAAAGGCGGCCTGAAACACTGGATCGGCGGCCAGTGGGTGGACGCCCAGAGCGGCCAGACCTTCGAGGCGCACTCGCCCGTCGATAACCGTCTGCTCACCACCGTGGCCAGCGGGGACGCCGCCGACATTGACCGGGCCGCCCACGCCGCGCATGACGCTTTCCAGACCTGGAAGGAGGTGAGCGGGGCTGAGCGGCGGAAAATTCTGCACCGCATTGCTGACCTGATCGAAAAGCGGGCGCAGGAGATTGCTGTGCTGGAAAGCATGGACACCGGGCAGGCCATTCGCTTCATGAAGTCGGCGGCCACGCGCGGCGCCGAGAACTTCCGCTTCTACGCCGACCGCGCCCCGGGTGCGCAGGACGGCCAGAGCCTGCCGGCACCCGGATTTATCAACTACACCCTGCGCCAGCCTATCGGCCCCGTCGGCGTGATTACCCCGTGGAACACGCCCTTCATGCTGTCCACCTGGAAAATCGCCCCGGCGCTGGCCGCTGGCTGCACGGTGGTCCACAAGCCTGCCGAGTGGAGCCCGGTGACCGCCACTCTGCTGGCCGAAATTATGGATGAGGCGGGGCTGCCCAGGGGCGTGCACAACCTCGTGCACGGTTACGGCGAGAGCGCTGGCAGGGCCCTGACCGAGCACCCCCTGATTCACGCCATTGCCTTCGTGGGCGAAACCACCACTGGCAGCCACATCATGCGGCAGGGCGCCGAGACTCTTAAGCGCGTGCACTTCGAGCTGGGCGGCAAGAACCCGGTCGTGGTGTTCGACGACGCCGACCTCGACAAGGCCCTGGACGCCGTGGTGTTCATGATCTACAGCCTGAACGGCGAGCGCTGCACCAGTTCCAGCCGCGTGCTCATTCAGGAGGGCATTTACGACGCATTCACCGCCCGCATTGCCGAGCGTGCGCGCAACATTCGCGTGGGCGACCCCCTGGACCCAGAGACCGAGGTGGGCCCGCTGGTGCACCCCCGCCACTTTGACAAGGTGATGTCGTACTTCGGCACGGCGCGCGACGAGGGCGCGACCATTGCGGCGGGCGGCGAGCGCGTGGGCCAGGAAGGCAATTACGTGACGCCCACCCTCTTCACAGGGGCGCGCAACGACATGCGCATTGCCCAGGAGGAAATCTTTGGCCCGGTGCTGACGGCCATTCCCTTCAAAGATGAAGCCGAGGCCCTGAGCCTCGCCAACGACGTGCGCTACGGCCTGGCCGGCTACCTGTGGACCAATGACCTGACGCGGGCCCACCGCTTCGCCCAGGGCCTGGAAGCCGGGATGATCTGGGTGAACAGCGAAAACGTGCGCCACCTGCCCACACCTTTTGGTGGCGTGAAGAACAGCGGCATTGGCCGCGACGGCGGTGACTACTCCTTTGACTTCTATATGGAGACAAAGAACATCGCCATCTCGCTGGGCACACACAAGACGGCGAAACTGGGGGTCTCGGCACCGCCCAAACTCGATCCCAGCGTGGCCGAAGGATGACCACCATCCTCATCACCGGGGCCGCTGGCGAAGTCGGTACCGCCCTGCGCCAGCAGCTGCGCGATTTTCTTCCCGCAGGCGAGTACATCCTGCGCCTCTCTGACCACCGCGATCTGGGCGTGGCGGGCGACGGCGAGGAACTGGCCCCCGCCGACCTCACCGACATGGCCCAGGTGCAGGCCGCCATGCAGGGCGTGGACGCCGTGATTCATCTGGGCGGCATTGCCAACGAGCACACCTACGAGCGCATCCGCGACGTAAACATGGACGGCACCTACCACGTGCTGGAAGCCGCGCGGCAGGCCGGCGTAAAACGCGTGGCCTTCGCTTCCAGCATTCACACGGTGGGCTTCTACCCCCGCGAGCCGATTGGGCCCGACGTGCCGGTGCGCCCCGATACCTACTACGGGGTCAGCAAGGTCTTCGGAGAAGCGCTGGGCCGCATGTACGTGGACCGCTTCGGCCTGGAGTTCGTCAGCGTGCGCATCTGCTCCTTCCAGCCGCAGCCCAGGGACGCCCGGCACCTGTCCACGTGGCTCTCGCCGCGCGACGCCGCGCAGCTGTTCGCCCGGGCCGTCACCGCGCCGGACGTGGGCTTTCTGGTCGTGGCCGGCATCAGCGGCAATACCCGGCGCTGGATGACCCCCGAAGGCTGGGACGTGCTGGGCTACGAGCCCCAGGACGACGCCGAAGACTACGCGCCGCAGGTCGAGCACCTGCACGGTGATCCCAGCGACATCACCGAGCAGCGGCAGGGCGGCATTTTTGTGGATTCCACCTACACCGGCCTCGCCGGAAAGGAAGGGTAAACGTATGGGCGCCATCACTGGCCAGGAGTTTTTAGACCGTCTGCGGCAGAACCCGCCGACCCTTTACATCGACGGGCAGCGGGTCACCGACCCCACGACCCACCTCGCGACCCGCAACATGGCCCACAGCCTCGCCGGGCTGTACGACCTGCAGCACCAACCCGAGCTGCGTGACCTGCTGACTTTCGAGGAGAATGGCCAGCGCTACGCGACCTCGTTCATGGTGCCACGCACGAAAGAG includes:
- a CDS encoding fumarylacetoacetate hydrolase family protein; the encoded protein is MKYARFIAGGRSLNGHLHQGQLVDAAGVAHDPAQVQFRLPVDPPKVIALALNYNDHAGELGLTQPKEPALFWKPNTTLLPHGGTVIYPRGAQFMHYEVELGVIMGRDARRVKAKDAMDYVGGYTIGNDLVVRDYVTNTFRPPLRGKGWDTFGPLGPYYVTADEIADPHNLRLTAHVNGELRQEGSTRDMIFSIPELIEHISRFMTLQKDDVILTGTPKGISHVRPGDVMTLEVEGLGVLQNDIQEEDDLAEPITGQESKEGEWDGR
- a CDS encoding NAD-dependent epimerase/dehydratase family protein — its product is MTTILITGAAGEVGTALRQQLRDFLPAGEYILRLSDHRDLGVAGDGEELAPADLTDMAQVQAAMQGVDAVIHLGGIANEHTYERIRDVNMDGTYHVLEAARQAGVKRVAFASSIHTVGFYPREPIGPDVPVRPDTYYGVSKVFGEALGRMYVDRFGLEFVSVRICSFQPQPRDARHLSTWLSPRDAAQLFARAVTAPDVGFLVVAGISGNTRRWMTPEGWDVLGYEPQDDAEDYAPQVEHLHGDPSDITEQRQGGIFVDSTYTGLAGKEG
- a CDS encoding PucR family transcriptional regulator, producing the protein MNSGPRQIAPHVLLAANLSQLTAVLGDLQRALADPHPEEALMQEAARLTGGYAELRASWADVIASAGRAAGPQVSVRLEHGGRHVGLLVTAFDPAWAAFVPVLQAYALLARLQAAAAGAARRRVGERALDALLAGRDTHLPGLDGPFALAVGTFGDEGPSDEQALDVLAGAGEGYFQQRRLLGHSTVQGRRAVWLWRSLDLGREAQELHRALAASTNRGVRLGISARSHQPPNSEGVTHAFGQGRQALRAVPRTGGAVLFQQTDPLHDLLDSGALTTLRVQVLTQLAALNDGGRVERTLRHYLYHPGSLAELAQAEGVHVNTIRARLKRAEEVLGQPLNHPALLARLYLAFASDEA
- the hpaE gene encoding 5-carboxymethyl-2-hydroxymuconate semialdehyde dehydrogenase produces the protein MTQTLSPNHALAAQLRESRLKGGLKHWIGGQWVDAQSGQTFEAHSPVDNRLLTTVASGDAADIDRAAHAAHDAFQTWKEVSGAERRKILHRIADLIEKRAQEIAVLESMDTGQAIRFMKSAATRGAENFRFYADRAPGAQDGQSLPAPGFINYTLRQPIGPVGVITPWNTPFMLSTWKIAPALAAGCTVVHKPAEWSPVTATLLAEIMDEAGLPRGVHNLVHGYGESAGRALTEHPLIHAIAFVGETTTGSHIMRQGAETLKRVHFELGGKNPVVVFDDADLDKALDAVVFMIYSLNGERCTSSSRVLIQEGIYDAFTARIAERARNIRVGDPLDPETEVGPLVHPRHFDKVMSYFGTARDEGATIAAGGERVGQEGNYVTPTLFTGARNDMRIAQEEIFGPVLTAIPFKDEAEALSLANDVRYGLAGYLWTNDLTRAHRFAQGLEAGMIWVNSENVRHLPTPFGGVKNSGIGRDGGDYSFDFYMETKNIAISLGTHKTAKLGVSAPPKLDPSVAEG